In the Candidatus Binataceae bacterium genome, one interval contains:
- a CDS encoding acyl-CoA dehydrogenase family protein → MPGDDYSFSTIGRVHGEAKYITPLLVDIAAQASQADRTRSISAGVIAAIKKNDIMRMSATHQISGLEESIVAIANELRAIAPRCGSTAWCLWNHLCVFHYFAGLLGPAHMALLAELVSKREWVCLPAGAATLVSGIDAGGNIILSGVATFGSGGRYAEWAGVPFVRDGNKTPEFALVDLRHRKVRIKETWDGSALRASATDHVYYEGVEVPRERVVPMFPKYRAFFRQRDYPVIHHRYREDWVAISVMWLAAMASGVAEASLDDTAHNIRERIAILGTKMIEKATIHVNLGRARALINAATDTVYAAMAETDARIAAAVVPTEGDYFRQTAAGMQAVLLCDEAMKLILRVVGGNGLREGTDFERRYRDFQAMPLHINGHIDRITEQLGRISLGLDSRNPF, encoded by the coding sequence ATGCCTGGCGACGATTATAGCTTCAGCACGATCGGGAGGGTTCACGGAGAAGCGAAGTACATCACGCCGCTCCTCGTTGACATTGCCGCGCAGGCCTCGCAGGCCGATCGAACTCGCTCGATTTCCGCCGGCGTCATAGCCGCAATCAAGAAGAACGACATCATGCGGATGTCGGCGACGCACCAGATTTCGGGGCTCGAGGAATCGATCGTTGCGATCGCAAACGAGCTCCGTGCGATCGCTCCGCGGTGTGGCTCGACGGCGTGGTGCCTGTGGAATCATCTGTGCGTTTTTCACTATTTCGCTGGGCTCCTTGGCCCGGCTCATATGGCTTTATTGGCCGAGCTCGTTTCGAAACGCGAGTGGGTGTGCCTTCCCGCCGGTGCGGCAACCCTGGTTTCAGGAATCGACGCAGGCGGCAACATCATCTTGTCCGGCGTCGCAACATTCGGGTCCGGCGGCCGCTACGCTGAATGGGCCGGTGTGCCGTTTGTCAGAGACGGCAACAAGACTCCGGAGTTTGCGCTGGTTGATCTTCGGCATCGGAAGGTTCGGATCAAGGAAACCTGGGATGGTAGTGCTCTGCGCGCGTCGGCGACCGATCACGTCTACTATGAAGGCGTGGAGGTGCCGCGCGAACGCGTGGTGCCCATGTTTCCTAAGTATCGCGCGTTCTTTCGGCAGCGCGATTATCCGGTGATTCATCACCGCTATCGCGAAGACTGGGTCGCCATCTCCGTGATGTGGCTCGCCGCAATGGCGAGCGGCGTAGCCGAGGCTTCGCTCGACGATACCGCCCACAACATTCGCGAGCGGATCGCAATCCTCGGAACGAAGATGATCGAAAAAGCGACCATACACGTGAACCTCGGCCGCGCCCGGGCACTGATCAACGCGGCGACCGATACGGTGTACGCCGCGATGGCCGAAACCGACGCACGGATCGCCGCCGCCGTGGTGCCGACTGAAGGCGATTATTTCCGCCAGACCGCGGCCGGAATGCAGGCGGTGCTGTTGTGCGACGAAGCGATGAAACTCATCCTTCGGGTCGTCGGAGGCAATGGACTACGCGAAGGTACCGATTTCGAACGCCGATATCGCGATTTTCAAGCGATGCCCCTGCACATCAACGGGCACATCGATCGCATAACGGAGCAACTGGGACGCATTTCTCTCGGGCTGGATTCACGAAATCCCTTTTAG